A window of Photobacterium sp. GJ3 contains these coding sequences:
- a CDS encoding DUF2955 domain-containing protein, whose translation MKLWDHPMSENDFRQCLRIATGATLGFTLSKLFGWNYGVFFTVTPMLLLGMVPVMSAHAARQLIAAAVVCGLEVGMLGGLFGSHPGMMTMIAFVLFLYKFACMSKGPLFLFGANSVLSLSIMLHFASYPSSDLNDLIFSNLLANVLSVVIAYLMTFLIPDATPRPASARPVEPKGSHRMRHEALMGATIATLSFIVFQVFDLNDSMSAQATTLLLLFPMHWNGALGYARKRAMGTLLGVSFGMAGQLLLYDWSDMLILIVPVLWIGAMIFSYMHVKESSGSGAGFGGLTTLGILFGQYLTPGNDLIFSALYRVSSIFFAIVVTLLVTYLVHLLLNRFEATRFSAA comes from the coding sequence ATGAAACTTTGGGATCACCCGATGTCGGAAAATGATTTCCGCCAGTGTCTGAGAATTGCTACCGGCGCCACGCTGGGTTTTACCCTCAGTAAACTATTTGGCTGGAATTACGGCGTATTTTTTACGGTCACACCGATGCTGTTGCTGGGCATGGTGCCGGTGATGAGCGCACATGCGGCCAGACAACTGATTGCTGCTGCGGTCGTTTGCGGGCTGGAAGTGGGCATGCTTGGCGGGTTGTTTGGCAGTCATCCCGGTATGATGACGATGATTGCGTTTGTGCTGTTTCTGTACAAATTTGCTTGCATGTCGAAGGGGCCGTTGTTTCTGTTTGGTGCCAACAGTGTCCTGAGTCTGAGTATCATGCTGCATTTCGCCAGCTATCCCAGCTCCGATTTAAATGATCTGATTTTCAGTAACCTGCTGGCCAATGTATTGTCTGTGGTGATTGCATATCTGATGACATTTCTGATTCCAGATGCGACGCCAAGGCCCGCGTCGGCCCGGCCGGTAGAGCCCAAAGGTTCGCACCGGATGCGTCATGAAGCTCTGATGGGGGCGACCATTGCAACGCTGTCTTTTATTGTGTTTCAGGTGTTTGATCTCAATGACTCCATGTCAGCTCAGGCGACGACTTTATTGCTTCTATTTCCGATGCATTGGAACGGTGCCTTGGGTTACGCCAGAAAGCGGGCAATGGGAACGCTGCTCGGCGTGTCGTTCGGTATGGCCGGACAACTGTTGCTTTATGATTGGTCAGACATGTTAATTCTGATTGTGCCTGTCCTTTGGATTGGTGCGATGATTTTCAGTTACATGCATGTGAAAGAGTCCAGTGGTTCGGGGGCAGGTTTTGGGGGATTAACGACACTGGGCATCTTGTTTGGCCAGTATCTGACGCCCGGGAATGATTTGATTTTCAGCGCCCTGTATCGCGTCAGCAGTATCTTTTTTGCCATTGTGGTGACGCTGCTGGTCACGTATCTGGTTCACCTGCTGCTCAACCGCTTTGAAGCGACCCGGTTCAGTGCCGCCTAA
- a CDS encoding methyl-accepting chemotaxis protein, which yields MKLGNISIKIKLQLLVAIAAGMIVSVCIYNLALQRTAAFQEREGKLRAQVETAQSIIQYFAGQASELGQTQAQQMAKQAIEQLRYDSDNYFWVTNPRQQVILHPLKPELNGADASSIRDGSGQYHWQEMARIAASDGQGFLDYTWRAPDGRLHDKISYVLYFPQWDWILGSGILVSDIEDEFYLNLAKEAGFAAVAILILGGLGYLLARDIVMPLNALVDKVHVIADGNLKVRLNKQRTDEIGDMGREVDRMLDKLQAAVKVASDSAAQSRDMASRIAGASEETASSVESQHVQLEQLSSAMNEMSATINDVAQNAESTSEATKGVSAQAHDSSTRMKATSDNIQTVAENITDADSLVNQLLNGVKDIHAVVNVIQDVSEQTNLLALNAAIEAARAGEMGRGFAVVADEVRNLASRTQQSTSEVKASIDRLTQIAEQSSQTMQTSHHQAAACVDVALATRTTFDTMVADLNETTDRVVLIAAAAEQQGIVANEMNENVSSINLSANAMKEASMNLAMESQAMAEASELLNQHLAYFKV from the coding sequence GTGAAATTAGGGAATATTTCGATAAAAATAAAATTACAGTTGCTGGTTGCCATTGCAGCCGGAATGATTGTCTCTGTCTGCATTTATAATCTGGCGTTACAACGCACGGCTGCTTTTCAGGAACGGGAAGGCAAATTGCGGGCACAAGTCGAAACGGCGCAAAGTATTATTCAGTATTTTGCCGGACAGGCATCTGAACTGGGCCAGACGCAAGCGCAGCAGATGGCTAAGCAAGCGATTGAACAATTGCGGTATGACAGCGACAACTATTTCTGGGTCACCAATCCTCGCCAGCAAGTGATCCTCCATCCGCTGAAGCCTGAACTCAACGGCGCGGATGCATCCTCGATCCGCGATGGGTCCGGCCAGTATCACTGGCAGGAAATGGCCCGGATTGCAGCCTCGGACGGACAGGGCTTTCTGGATTACACCTGGCGGGCGCCGGATGGCCGTCTGCATGACAAAATTTCCTACGTGCTTTATTTCCCGCAGTGGGACTGGATCCTTGGTTCCGGCATTCTTGTGTCTGATATTGAAGACGAGTTTTATCTCAATCTGGCCAAAGAAGCCGGTTTTGCGGCAGTTGCGATTCTGATCTTGGGTGGGCTTGGTTACCTGTTGGCACGAGACATTGTGATGCCGCTGAATGCGCTGGTCGATAAGGTCCATGTGATTGCGGACGGGAATCTGAAAGTCCGGCTGAACAAGCAGCGTACAGATGAAATCGGTGACATGGGCCGGGAAGTCGATCGCATGTTGGATAAGTTACAGGCCGCAGTGAAAGTCGCCAGTGATTCTGCCGCACAATCGCGGGATATGGCTAGCCGGATCGCTGGTGCCAGCGAGGAAACTGCCAGCAGTGTGGAGTCGCAGCATGTGCAATTGGAGCAATTGTCATCTGCGATGAATGAAATGTCGGCGACCATAAACGATGTGGCGCAGAACGCAGAAAGTACCTCAGAAGCTACGAAAGGGGTGTCGGCACAAGCCCATGACAGCAGTACGCGCATGAAAGCGACCAGCGATAACATACAGACGGTTGCGGAAAACATTACCGATGCAGACAGCCTGGTGAATCAGTTACTCAATGGTGTGAAAGATATTCATGCTGTGGTGAATGTGATTCAGGATGTGTCCGAGCAAACCAACCTGCTGGCACTGAATGCCGCGATAGAGGCCGCACGGGCCGGGGAAATGGGACGCGGGTTTGCCGTGGTTGCCGATGAAGTCCGAAATCTGGCGAGCCGGACCCAGCAGTCCACTTCAGAAGTGAAAGCCAGCATTGACCGGCTGACTCAGATTGCCGAGCAATCCAGCCAGACGATGCAAACCAGTCATCATCAGGCGGCAGCGTGCGTCGATGTGGCGCTGGCAACCCGAACGACCTTCGACACCATGGTGGCCGATCTGAATGAGACCACGGATCGGGTTGTGTTGATTGCTGCTGCAGCCGAGCAACAGGGCATTGTGGCGAATGAAATGAACGAAAATGTCAGCAGTATTAATCTTTCAGCGAATGCGATGAAAGAAGCGTCCATGAATCTGGCGATGGAAAGTCAGGCGATGGCAGAAGCCTCGGAACTGCTGAATCAGCACCTGGCGTATTTTAAAGTGTGA